One stretch of Halapricum desulfuricans DNA includes these proteins:
- a CDS encoding aminotransferase class V-fold PLP-dependent enzyme: MDPEQLRADMPALERATYLNTGASSPSPRRVVEAMTDFAAYFEYEVPAGEGVYEVGWETYEAARATIADFLGADADEIALTRSTADGVNLLACAIDWQPGDVVVRTDLEHPAGILPWDRLADLDGIEVRVLETEDGRVDLDAVAAAAEDARLFAVSSLTWTHGTRLPVGEIADIAHDAGARVLVDAVQSPGQYPVDLDDWGADFVVGAGHKWLLGPFGSGFIYVDSDAIDELVPRRIGYRSVEEPTDPEYAFKDGASRFEVGTASPLPHVGLSEAMDLLEEIGMSTVEARIERLTDRLKDGIDDERLLSPHEYESGLVTFRVDDPEATVERLRDRDVIVRSLPYPKAVRASVHAFNTAGDIDALLDGL; the protein is encoded by the coding sequence ATGGACCCCGAGCAACTGCGTGCGGACATGCCGGCGCTCGAACGCGCCACCTATCTCAACACCGGCGCGTCGAGCCCGAGCCCGCGTCGCGTCGTCGAGGCGATGACGGACTTCGCGGCGTATTTCGAGTACGAAGTTCCGGCCGGCGAGGGCGTCTACGAGGTCGGCTGGGAGACCTACGAGGCCGCACGGGCGACGATCGCCGACTTTCTCGGTGCCGACGCCGACGAAATCGCGCTCACCAGAAGCACAGCCGACGGCGTGAACCTGCTCGCCTGCGCGATCGACTGGCAACCCGGCGACGTCGTCGTGCGGACCGACCTCGAACACCCCGCCGGGATACTCCCCTGGGACCGGCTGGCTGATCTCGACGGGATCGAAGTCCGGGTCCTCGAAACGGAGGACGGGCGAGTCGACCTCGACGCGGTCGCGGCCGCCGCCGAGGACGCACGGCTGTTCGCGGTAAGTTCGCTCACCTGGACTCACGGGACGCGCCTGCCGGTCGGGGAAATCGCCGACATCGCACACGACGCCGGCGCTCGCGTGCTCGTCGACGCGGTCCAGTCGCCCGGCCAGTACCCCGTCGACCTCGACGACTGGGGCGCGGATTTCGTGGTCGGGGCCGGCCACAAGTGGCTGCTCGGTCCATTCGGGAGCGGCTTCATTTACGTCGACAGCGACGCGATCGACGAACTCGTGCCGCGCCGGATCGGCTACCGCTCTGTCGAAGAGCCGACTGACCCGGAGTACGCGTTCAAAGACGGGGCGTCCCGCTTCGAGGTCGGCACCGCCTCGCCGCTCCCGCACGTCGGCCTGTCCGAGGCGATGGATCTCCTCGAGGAGATCGGGATGTCGACCGTGGAAGCCCGGATCGAGCGTCTCACCGACCGACTCAAGGACGGCATCGACGACGAGCGACTGCTCAGCCCCCACGAGTACGAGTCCGGGCTGGTCACGTTCCGCGTCGACGATCCGGAAGCGACCGTCGAGCGTCTGCGCGATCGAGACGTGATCGTCCGGTCGCTGCCGTACCCGAAGGCCGTCCGGGCGTCGGTCCACGCGTTCAACACGGCGGGCGATATTGATGCCTTACTCGACGGGCTGTGA
- the pfkB gene encoding 1-phosphofructokinase: MILTLTPNPAVDQTIEMDEPLEPDAVQTSVGAKFDAGGNGINVSQFVRALGGETTATGITGGFTGYFIEQTLSEFGIPTDFCQIESQPTRINTTILAPGREQFQTSRMDEESDHPRSEYRLLQTGPEVTDHVVDLLIETVREHDPEILNIGGSLPPGMDAAAVDRIAAAGDWKTAVDIHGDVLTDLEETYEYCRPNREELEAATGITVETITDCEQAAKQLHEMGFERVIASMGSEGAVMVTPDQTLYSSAVDVEVVDTVGAGDALFAAVLWADEQGWSDEKALRAGVATAWKLVTVTGSSVRDLNPQERINEVRVWEMDG, translated from the coding sequence ATGATACTCACACTGACGCCGAACCCGGCGGTCGATCAGACGATCGAGATGGACGAACCACTGGAACCAGACGCTGTTCAGACGTCCGTCGGCGCAAAGTTCGATGCGGGCGGCAACGGAATCAACGTCTCACAGTTCGTCCGCGCGCTCGGCGGCGAGACGACCGCGACAGGAATCACTGGCGGGTTCACGGGCTATTTCATCGAACAGACGCTCTCGGAGTTCGGGATTCCGACTGACTTCTGCCAGATCGAATCGCAGCCGACCAGGATCAACACGACGATCCTCGCGCCTGGACGCGAGCAATTCCAGACGTCCCGCATGGACGAAGAGAGTGACCACCCGCGATCGGAGTACCGGCTGCTGCAGACCGGGCCGGAGGTTACTGACCACGTCGTCGATCTGCTGATCGAGACCGTTCGGGAACACGACCCGGAAATCCTCAACATCGGCGGGAGTCTGCCCCCGGGGATGGACGCCGCGGCAGTCGACCGTATCGCCGCCGCCGGCGACTGGAAAACCGCCGTCGACATCCACGGCGATGTACTGACCGATCTCGAAGAGACCTACGAGTACTGTCGTCCCAACCGCGAGGAACTGGAGGCGGCGACCGGTATCACCGTCGAGACGATCACCGACTGCGAACAGGCGGCGAAACAGCTCCACGAGATGGGGTTCGAGCGGGTCATCGCCTCGATGGGCAGTGAAGGGGCGGTGATGGTCACGCCCGATCAGACGCTTTACTCCTCAGCGGTCGACGTCGAGGTCGTCGACACCGTCGGTGCCGGTGACGCGCTGTTCGCGGCGGTCCTGTGGGCCGACGAACAGGGCTGGAGCGACGAGAAGGCACTTCGAGCGGGCGTCGCGACCGCCTGGAAGCTCGTGACCGTCACCGGTTCCAGCGTCCGGGATCTCAATCCTCAAGAGCGGATAAACGAGGTCCGCGTCTGGGAGATGGACGGCTGA
- a CDS encoding fluoride efflux transporter FluC: MNEDHPIARVEPLLLIAIGGFVGATLRYAVSAALPGGFPWGTLTVNALGSFALGLLLYEARLTDLLSAETRLTLGTGLLSSFTTYSAFAVETTALDPAMALVNVGANYALGFLAVIAARAVTRGSLP, from the coding sequence ATGAACGAAGACCATCCGATCGCGCGGGTCGAACCACTGCTGTTGATCGCTATCGGTGGGTTCGTCGGCGCGACGCTCCGGTATGCTGTCTCGGCGGCGCTGCCGGGCGGGTTTCCCTGGGGGACGCTGACCGTGAACGCGCTGGGGAGTTTCGCACTCGGACTGTTGCTCTACGAGGCGCGACTCACGGACCTGCTGAGCGCGGAGACGCGACTCACCCTCGGAACCGGGCTGCTGTCGTCGTTCACCACCTACAGCGCCTTCGCGGTCGAGACGACGGCGCTCGATCCGGCAATGGCGCTGGTCAACGTCGGCGCGAACTACGCGCTCGGGTTCCTCGCCGTGATCGCGGCCCGGGCTGTCACCCGGGGGTCGCTGCCGTGA
- a CDS encoding fluoride efflux transporter FluC, producing MTSPAVLVGVGGVLGAIARHLVGARIETDTADTFAVNVLGSVALGLFVTVPIGSGLTSVFATGFCGAFTTFSSFAFETVRLYETGRRRRAIVNAVGTLSAALIGVALGAGVGHALGAVL from the coding sequence GTGACCAGCCCCGCCGTCCTCGTCGGCGTCGGCGGCGTTCTCGGCGCGATCGCCCGGCATCTCGTCGGCGCGCGAATCGAGACCGACACCGCCGACACGTTCGCCGTCAACGTTCTGGGGAGCGTCGCGCTCGGGTTGTTCGTCACGGTGCCGATCGGGTCCGGACTGACGTCCGTGTTCGCGACGGGATTCTGTGGCGCGTTCACGACGTTCTCGTCGTTCGCCTTCGAGACCGTGCGGCTCTACGAGACCGGGCGCCGGCGTCGCGCAATCGTCAACGCCGTCGGGACGCTGAGCGCGGCGCTGATCGGCGTCGCGCTCGGGGCCGGCGTCGGGCACGCCCTCGGAGCCGTGCTGTGA
- a CDS encoding S1C family serine protease, which yields MSDETTRRRFLGSLAVGAGIALAGCATAPASDGDDLPGNVTDLEPLGTPDDQGNPSRFTDVYRAVRDSVAQIRVRTGSGVARGTGWVYDTDGRLVTNEHVVRNATDVFVRFRTGDWRSATVRAEDVYSDLAVLRPESVPDSAAALPLRRQDPPIGEEVLAIGNPFGFSGSVSSGIVSGLNRSLPATAGSGFSIPDAIQTDAPVNPGNSGGPLVDLRGSVVGVINSGGGDNIGFAISGALVSRVVPALIETGEYSHPYMGITLRPVTPELAERIGLDVAEGIYVASAIDDGPADGVLEEGDVIKRMGGQPIPTEQALSTFLALQTSPGDTIELEVVRDGRRETVALTLGERPAPQLPN from the coding sequence ATGTCAGACGAAACCACTCGACGGAGATTTCTCGGCTCACTGGCTGTGGGCGCGGGAATCGCACTCGCCGGCTGTGCGACCGCCCCTGCGAGCGATGGGGACGACTTACCGGGGAACGTCACTGATCTCGAGCCGCTCGGGACTCCCGACGATCAGGGCAATCCGTCACGGTTCACTGACGTCTATCGGGCAGTCAGAGACTCGGTCGCACAGATCCGCGTCCGGACAGGCTCGGGCGTCGCCCGCGGAACTGGCTGGGTCTACGATACCGACGGCAGGCTGGTGACCAACGAACACGTCGTCAGGAACGCGACGGACGTGTTCGTCCGGTTTCGGACGGGCGACTGGCGATCGGCAACCGTTCGCGCCGAAGACGTCTATAGCGACCTCGCAGTCCTGCGTCCCGAAAGCGTGCCGGACTCGGCGGCCGCACTCCCGCTCAGGAGGCAGGACCCGCCGATCGGCGAAGAAGTCCTGGCGATCGGCAATCCCTTCGGGTTCTCCGGGTCAGTCTCCTCGGGGATCGTCAGCGGCCTGAATCGCTCGCTCCCTGCCACGGCCGGCAGCGGGTTCTCGATCCCGGACGCGATCCAGACCGACGCCCCGGTCAATCCCGGGAACAGCGGCGGTCCGCTGGTGGACCTCCGGGGGTCGGTCGTCGGCGTGATCAACTCCGGCGGCGGCGACAACATCGGGTTCGCCATCTCGGGCGCACTCGTCTCGCGAGTCGTCCCCGCACTGATCGAGACCGGCGAGTACAGCCACCCGTACATGGGTATTACACTCAGGCCCGTCACGCCCGAACTCGCCGAGCGTATCGGTCTCGACGTGGCGGAGGGGATCTACGTCGCCAGTGCGATCGACGACGGACCCGCGGACGGGGTCCTCGAAGAGGGTGACGTCATCAAGCGTATGGGCGGCCAGCCGATCCCGACCGAACAGGCGCTCTCGACGTTTCTCGCACTCCAGACGAGCCCGGGCGACACGATCGAACTCGAGGTCGTCCGCGACGGTCGCCGCGAGACGGTCGCGCTCACGCTGGGCGAACGACCGGCACCACAACTCCCGAACTAG